Part of the bacterium genome, CAAAGGAGTGGAAAAATTTAATCCTAACTGGGGAATGGCCATTGTTATGGATCCTGCGACTTTTGAGATCCTTGCCATGGCAAACTGGCCGTTTTATAATCCTAATGATTTTCCCAGGTATCCGAATTCTGTCAGGCGCAACAGGGCTGTTACGGATTTATTTGAACCCGGGTCAAGTTTTAAGGTGGGGGTTATGTCGGGTTTGCTGGAAGATGATATTGTGTCTCCTTCTGATATTATTGATTGTGAGAAGGGGGTTTATTTTGTATATAACCATGCTGTCCATGATTCTCATATCTATGATACTTTGACATTTAAAGAAGCGATGGGGAAATCAAGCAATATCGCTGTTATTAAATCAGTGCAGAAATGGAGCCCCAGAAAACTGTATCAATATTTATGTTCGTTCGGTTTTGGTGAAAAGACAGGTATTGACCTGCCCGGAGAAGTTCCCGGCAGTATTCCTTCACCTGATAAATGGTCAAAACTTTCAATAGGAGCAATTCCTATAGGCCAGGAAGTAGCGGTCACCGGGCTTCAATTGATTCAGCCTTTGGCGGTAGTGGCAAACAAAGGAATTCTCATGAAACCCTATATTGTCAAATCTATTAATGATAAAAATGGTGTTGTGAAAGAATTTCGTCCTAAACCGATAAGGCGTGTAATATCTGAAGAAACTGCGGAAAAGGCAAAAGATATTTTGGAGGGTGTTGTTCTAAACGGTACCGGCCGGAGGGCCCGTATGACAAACTATAGAGTCGCCGGCAAGACCGGCACTGCTAAAAAATTCGATTTTGAGTTAAAAAAATACAGCAACGAAAAATTACTTATTTCTTTCGCAGGCTTTGCGCCGGTAAAAAATCCGAAAATTTGTGTGCTTGTGGTATTGGATGAAGCCAAGTCTGATGATACAGAAATCTGGGGGGAAACTATATGTGTCCCGATTGCAAGAGAAATAATAAGAGAAACCCTGAGATACCTGAATGTCCCACAGGAGATGCAGGATATAGCGTGCCAGGATCGGAAGATTGCCGCGGATTCGAAGGATATTAACGAGAGAGATACAGATAATATTTTAATAAAGGATAAAGAAAAAATAAATGACACAACTTTTCAAAATATTGTAATGCCCAAAGTAATCGGGCTTACCATGAGAGAGGCATTGAATGTAATGTGCAATTATCAGATTAAAGTGAAGTTTGAGGGGAGCGGGGTCGTAGTCAGGCAGTCTCCCCCGCCGGGAACAGTGATTAAAAAATTTCAGGAGGGTGTTTTATATTTTGAGGATAAAACTTAATAGTTATTCCGCCAGAGGCGGATCCGCCTTTGGCGGAAAGTTGAAAAGAGATTACAAAAAAAATGATTTTATTAACATTAGGGGAAATCCGGGAGGCGGTTGGCGGGAAAATTTTTGGTGATTTTAATCCAAAAGAAAAAATTTCGGGGATCTCTACCGACTCGCGGACAATAAAAAAAGGTGAAACCTTTTTTGCCATTAAGGGGGAGAAATTTGACGGGTCGAAGTTTTCAGGTGATGCTTTAAAAAGGGGCTCGTCCGCAATTGTTGTTTCAAATGATTCAGAAAATATTGAATATAAAAATGTAATTTATGTCCGGGACACGAAAAAAGCCCTGATGGATTTGGCATTATATTACCGTAAAAAAATCAATCCGAGGGTTTACGGCATTACCGGCAGCAATGGCAAAACCACAACGAAAGACATCCTGGCATTATTATTAAAAAACACTTATAAAACAACAGAAAGCAAGGGCAGTTTTAACAATGAAATAGGGCTCCCTTTGACAGTTTTGCAGATGTCAAAAAATACAAAGGTTCTGGTCCTGGAAATGGGGATGTCGGGAAAAGGGGAGCTTAACAGGCTTTTCAAAATCGCCCTGCCTGATGTTGGGCTTATTACAAACGTCGGTCCCGCGCATCTTGCCCATTTTTCTTCGCTTGAAGAAATTGCGGCCGCCAAATCGGAATTGATTGAAAACCTGGCAAAAAATAAATTTGCTGTATTGAATAAAGATGATTGTTTTTATGATTATTTTAAGTCAAAAACCAGGGCGAAAATTATTGATTTTGGGATAAAAAATAAAAGCGGTTTCATGGCCGGGAATATCAGTTTACTCCCTTTCAAGGGGAGCACGTTTATACTGAATGCGCATGGCAAAAAAATAAAAATAAAAACTTCTTTACCGGGCCTTCATAATGTGTATAATATCTTAGCCGCCGTGGCGGCTGCCAGCATATTTGAAAATGATTTAAATTATCTGGCGGAAGAACTTAAAAATGCGTCCCTTCCAAAAATGAGGCTGGAAGGGATTAAATTAAAAGGTATTAAAATAGTAAATGACGCGTATAATGCCAACCCGAATTCAGTTGCCGCGGGATTAAAAGAATTAGGGAATTATAAAGCTTTGGGAAACAAAATTTTTGTGTTCGGCGGTATGCTGGAACTCGGGAGTGATTCAGGCAATTATCATAGGCAGATAGGTGAGGAGGCAGTCAGGCAGGGTGTTGATTATCTCGTAATAAGGGAATCTGAAGAGACTATTGCGGCATCTTGTGCCGCGATAAAATACGGTATGGATAAAAATAAAGTTTTTTCTGCAAAAACAAATGAGGATATTGTTAATATTTTGTTATCATTTATGAAAAAAGGGGATGTTGTTCTTTTTAAAGGGTCGCGTGCGGTGTACCTGGAAGAGGCAGTAGAATTGTTGAAATTTAGGATTCGTAGGGGCAGGTTCTAAACCTGCCCGAATTTATGGACGGGTTTAGAACCCGCCCCTACAAGGAAACAATGTTTTACTATTTATACCTTTTATTATATAAACAAGGCACTATTTTTTCCGGCCTTCGGATTTTCAGGTATATCACCGTGCGGTCGGTATTTGCCGCTATAACGGCGTTTCTTGTAAGTATAATTTTCGGGCCGTGGATTATACGCCGCCTTAAAGCGATGAGAGCAAACCAGCCGATCAGGCGGGATGGCCCTGAGACTCATTTCAAAAAATCCGGCACGCCTACAATGGGAGGAATGTTAATAATCTTTTCAGTTATCCTGTCCTGCCTTTTCTGGAGCAATTTAAGCAACAGCAAGGTCTGGATAGTCCTTTTTGTTACAGTCTGGCTTGGATTGATAGGGTTTATTGATGATTATATCAAATTGACACAGAAAAATTCAAAAGGGCTTTCGGTTTCGTTTAAATTAATCAGCCAGGTCATCCTCGGCCTCCTTCTGGGATTTTATCTTTACAAATACCCGCTTGATATCGGAGCGCTATGGAACTATAAAATAGACGACGCGAATTATATGAAATATCTGAACACAAAATATATGACTCAATTGGCCGTGCCGTTTTTTAAAAATGTATTGTGGAATTTATCGTGGTTTTATATTCCTTTTGCCGCACTCGTAATAGTGGGGAGTTCCAATGCGGTAAATTTGACTGACGGCCTGGACGGTCTTGCCATCGGGGCTATAGTTTTTTCGTCGATTTCATTTTTAGGCATGAGTTATGTTTCAGGCAACTGGACATTCAGCCAGTATTTAAATATTTTTTATGTTGAAGGGTCAGGCGAATTAACGGTGATTTGCGCGGCCATTATCGGCGCGGGACTCGGGTTTTTATGGTATAACACTTATCCTGCCGAGGTATTTATGGGCGATACCGGGTCCCTGGCGCTGGGAGGGGCCCTTGGAACAATAGCGATTCTTACTAAAAAAGAATTGACACTTGTAATTGTCGGGGGTGTTTTTGTTATCGAAGCAGTTTCAGTTATAATCCAGGTCCTGGTTTTCAGACTGACCGGCAGGAGGGTTTTTCGCATGTCGCCGGTCCATCATCATTATGAAATGAAGGGGTGGCCGGAGCCAAAGGTTGTCGTTCGTTTCTGGATAATTTGTATTGTATTTACGCTTTTAAGCCTGGCAACATTAAAGATAAGATAAAAATAGGTCAAATAAGTCTTATAAGACCTATATTAAAACATGAATTTAAAAAATAAGAAAGTTTCTGTTTTAGGTTCGGCAAGAACAGGCCTGGATTCTGCGCTGTTTTTGAAAAAAAAAGGTGCATCGGTTTTCCTTAGCGAGAAAAAACCCGGGAGACTTTGGGTTAAAACAAGGAATATTTTGGAAAGTGAAGGAATTGAAACGGAAGCCGGCTGGCACACGGATAAAGTTTTAAAAGGGACAGATTTTATTGTGGTAAGCCCGGGCATCCCCTTAAATATTCCTGTCCTTGTAAAGGCAGGGGAATTAAACATCCCGGTAATAAGTGAGATTGAGCTGGCATATGTTTTTTGTCCATGCCCTATTATTGCTGTCGGAGGGACTAACGGGAAAACAACTACAACCACGCTTTTAGGAAAGGTTTTTAAAAAAGCAGGAGTGCCTGTTGTTGTTGCCGGCAATATCGGGACGACTTTTATAAGCCAGATAAAAAATTTAACGCCGGGGCATATCGCGGTTCTTGAAATAAGCAGTTTCCAGCTGGAAGGTATTGAGAATTTTCGCCCTAAAGTAAGCATAACCTTAAATTTGACTCCAGATCATCTTGACAGGTATTTATCGATGGAAGATTATGAGGCTTCCAAACAGAGGATTTTTTTGAATCAGGGAGAGAAAGATTATACTATTTTGAATTTTGACGATAAGATTATTAAAACATGGGCGGGAAAAACAAAAGCAAAGGTTTTATATTTCAGTACAAAAAGAGAAGTGCCGGCGGGAAGTTATCTTGAAGGAAATGATATTATATTTTCCTTTAACAGCAGCAGGGAAAAAATTTGCTTCCGCAGTGACATCAAACTGCTTGGCGAGCATAACATAAGCAATGTGCTGGCGGTTATTACTGCCTGTAAAATAAGTAATATCGCAAACAGTGTTATAAAAAATACCATAAAGTCTTTTATGGGATTGAAACACCGGATTGAATTTGTGCGCGAGATTGAAGGTGTAAAATTTTACAATGATTCCAAGGGAACTACCGTGGATTCAGTCGTTAAAGCAATTGAAAGTTTTAATAAGCCTGTTATTCTTATAGCCGGCGGGCAGGATAAAAATTTGGATTTTACAATTCTTAAAAATTTGGCTAAAACCAAAGTGAAATTCCTTATTTTAATCGGCGAGGCAAAGGGAAAAATCAGGCGGGCATTAAATGGAGCGGTAAAAATATATGAAAGTGATACACTGGAAAACGCGGTAAAAAATGCGAAGAAATTTGCCGGTTCCGGAGATATAGTTTTACTTTCCCCGGGATGCGCGAGTTTTGATATGTTTAAAGATTATGAAGACAGGGGAAATAAATTTAAAAAAGCAGTGAGGAATTTATAATATGGCGGCCAGGAAAGTATCGGATTATAAGCTTTTTCTTATTGTTCTTGTCCTGATAAGTATAGGTATTATTATGATTTACAGCGCAAGCGCAATGATAGCTTATGAAAATTTTGGCGATAGTTATTATTTCCTGAAAAAACAATTGGTCTGGTTTTTAATCGGGCTGTTTTTTGTTTTGATTACTGTAAACATAGATTATCATTTTTGGGAAAAAATCAGCAAGCCGCTTTTGATTTTCGGTTTAATTCTTTTAGGAGTTGTTTTAATACCGCGCGCAAGCAAAGAAATCGGAATCGCAAGACGGTGGATTGAAATCGGCGGATTCAGGTTCCAGCCTACGGAATTGATAAAACTTGTTATTGTAATTTATATGGCAGGTTCACTATCGAGGAAACAACGTGAAGTGGAAGTTTCTTTTTCCGCGTGGTTTCAGGATTTGGTAATAATAGGATTTATTTGCGGATTAGTTGTATTACAGCCTGATTTTGGGACGGCGGTGATTTTGGCAGGCACGGTTTTAATAATGTTTTTTGCGGCGGGAGTCAAAATTGTTCATCTTTTAAGCATTGGATTGGCCTGCCTGCCTGTGCTTTATTTTCTTATATTCAACAGCGCTTACCGTATGAAAAGGTTTTTGGCGTTTTTTGATCCGTGGCAGGACCCCCAGGCTTCCGGATTCCAGATTATACAGTCTTTTTTAGCGTTTGGTTCCGGCGGGACTTTTGGTCTCGGGTTGGGTGAAAGCAGGCAAAAACTATTTTATCTGCCTGAGGCGCATACGGATTTCATTTTTTCCATAATCGGCGAGGAGCTTGGTTTTGCCGGGTCACTGGTAGTTGTTATTATTTTTATCGGGTTCATATTGCGCGCGGGAAGGATTGTTTTTAAAGCGAGAGACAATTTTGGATGTTTTCTTAGTTTAGGAATATTGACTGTAATAGGATTGGAATTTTTGGTCAATATCGGAGTGGTCCTTGGATTATTGCCGACAAAGGGGACACCGCTTCCTTTTATAAGTTACGGCGGGTCTTCGCTGATATTTACCATGGCGTCAGTAGGAATTTTATTAAATATATCAAAAGAAAGCTAATTGCAGGTATGTCAAAAAGAATACTTATTGCAGCAGGCGGGACGGGCGGGCATATTTATCCGGCAATTGTTCTGGGACATGAATTGCAAAACGAATTCAATCTGAATGTTTTTTTTGCCGGCACAAAAAAAGGTATCGGGAAAGATATTTTTACAAGAGAAAAATTTAGATTTGAGTTATTTGATATTGACGGACTAAGCAGGAAATTTAATTTTTCGCTTTTTTCCGGTTTCTGGAAATTGATAAAGGTTTTTTTAAAAGCGTTATTTTTATTCAATAAATTTAAGCCGGATGTTGTAATAGGAATGGGGGGATATGTTACTCCCCCCATAGTTTTAGCGGCGATTTTATACAATATCCCCACAGTCATACATGAACAGAACGTTATTCCCGGGTTAGCCAACAGGTTTTTAAACAAACTGGTTGATCAAACAACAATCGCTTTCCCGGAGGCACGGCGTTTTTTTAAAAATGCAATTATTACCGGGAACCCTGTTAGATCGACCATTGAACTTGTGAAAAAAGAAACGGGAATACGTAACCTGAATTTAGAGCATGGAAAAATTACTCTTTTTATTTTTGGAGGCAGCCAGGGGAGCCATAATCTTAATGAGATTTTTAGAGATACTTTAGTATTATTGGAAAGAAAAGGGCTGGAATTACAATTTATTATAATGACAGGGGAAAATGACTGGGAAAAAATGGATGAGTTTTGCCGCGGCCTTCGTTTTAAATCAGTTGTCCGGCCGTTTTTTTATAATATTGAAGACGCGTATGCGGCGAGCGATTTAATAATTTCCCGCGCGGGGGCATTAAGTATTTCAGAAATTTGTGCCAGCGGGAAACCGGCAATATTTATTCCTTATCCTTACGCGGCAGGGAATCATCAGTATTTCAACGCGAAAAGGCTTGAAGAAAAAGGCGGGGGTATAATTATTGAGGAAAAGGAACTGGCCCCGGAAAAGCTCGCGAAGGCGATTTCTGATTTGCTGGATAATAAGGCAGGATTAATAAGAATGGGCGAGCGAAACAGCGGATTGTATCAAAAAGGCGCTTCCAGGATTCTTGCTTTAAATGTTTTGGCGCTGATAAAATAAAAAACGTGAAGTCTAAAACGTTAAACGTAAAATGAAAATCTAAATATTTTTTAATATTTTACTTTTTACGATTCACGTTTTACGTTTAACGATAAAGGAGTTTACATGCTTCCAAGAGACCGTAAAATACATTTTGTCGGAATCGGCGGTTCAGGTATGAGCGGGATTGCCGAAGTTTTGCTTAACCTGGGGTTTCAGGTTACGGGTTCGGATTTAAAAAGCAGCCAGGTTACAAAAAGGCTGGAAGATTTAGGCGGGGGGATATTTTATTCACATGAGAGAGGAAATATTAATAATGCGGATGTTGTTGTCATGTCTTCAGCGGTTGCATATGATAATCCGGAGATAATTGCCGCGTTGGAAAAAAAAGTACCGGTTATACCGCGCGCCGAAATGCTGGCTGAAATAATGCGGATGAAGTCAGGGATTGCTATCGCAGGGTCCCATGGGAAAACGACTACAACCTCTTTTATTGGTTCTATTCTGGTAAAAGCTGAAATGGACCCGACTATTGTTAACGGGGGTATTTTTAATAGTTTGGGTACAAATGCAAAATTAGGGCAGGGAGATTATTTTGTCGCGGAAGCAGATGAAAGTGACGGTTCTTTTCTTCTGCTTTCTCCTGTTTTCGCGATTGTCACGAATATCGATTTGGAACATCTTGATTATTACAGGGATTTAGATCATATAAAAGATACTTATCTTCGGTTTATTAATAAAGTGCCTTTTTACGGTAGCAGTATAATCTGCCTGGATGAACCAAATATTCAAAGCATTATTCCCCGCATAAAAAAGAAATTTATTACATATGGATTAAAAACACAGGCTGATATGGTGGCCAAGAATATACAGATAGAGCCGATGAATATACAGTTTGATGTATTTTATCACGATAAAAATCTTGGCAAATTTAGTTTGCATGCCGCAGGAATTCATAATGTTGATAATGCGTTGGCCGCAATTACCTGCGCATTGGAATTGGGTATAGATATTGAAAAAATCAGGGAGACGCTTTTAGAATTCAAAGGCGTTAAACGGCGTTTTCAGATTAAGGCGGAAATCGGCGGCATTATGATAATCGATGATTACGGACATCATCCGACGGAAATAGAAGCAACCCTGAATGCCGCGAGGACAGGATGGGGAAGAAGAATTGTTCTTGCTTTTCAGCCCCATCGTTTTACAAGGACCAAGGCCTTGCTTGAACAGTTCGGGCGGTGCTTTTACCAGGCGGATGAATTGATTATAGGGCCTATTTATCCGGCGGGTGAAAAACCTATTCCCGGCATAACAGGTGAATCAATAGTAGAATCAGCTAAAAAGTACGGTCAGAAAAATGTCCGGTATATCCCGGAAAAGAATAAGATTCTTGAATATATTTTATCAATTGTCAGGCAGGGGGACATGGTTTTTACCATGGGCGCGGGGGATATATGGGAGGTGGGCGAGAATCTGATTGAAAAATTAAAATACAGAAATTTTATTTTTATGCCGAAATAAAAAATGAATAAAAAAAATATTAAAGAGATAAAAATCGGAGTGCTCGCCGGCGGAAATTCTTCTGAAAGAGAAATCTCTCTTTTAAGCGGTAAGGCCGTAAAAAAAGCGCTTGATGAATTGGGTTTAAAAAATAAATTCATCGATGTCGATAAGAATATTGTTTTTAAGTTAAAACGAACAGGAATTGATATTGCCTTTTTGGTTTTGCACGGGCCGGGCGGCGAGGATGGAACTATCCAGGGACTGTTGGAAATAATAGGTATTCCCTATACAGGTTCGGGTGTATTGGCTTCCGCCGCCGGGATGGATAAAATTTTTACCAAGCAGATACTGGTTGCAAATAATATAGAAACACCAAAATTCAGGATTTTGGAATCCGGCACGGCCGCGGCGGTTGGCGGAGCGCCACGGCTGAAATTACCGTTTGTCGTTAAACCGTCCCTGCAGGGATCGGCAGTCGGAGTCAGTATTGTTTCTAAAAAGTCCGAAGTTAAAAAGGCGGTAGACATTGCTTTTTCTTATGATAAAAAAATTTTAATAGAAGAATATATCCCGGGTAAAGAAATAACAGTCGGTATTCTCGGAGACGATGCTTTGCCGGTCGTGGAGATAGTCCCGAAAAATAAATTTTATGATTTTGAGTCAAAATACAAAAAAGGGATGTCGGAACATATTGTTCCCGCGAGGCTCCCGGGCGCTGTGTATAAAGAGGCACAGGGGATTGCGTTGAAAGTCCACAGGACACTGGGATGCCGTGATGTCTCGAGGATAGATATGATTTATAATCCCGGGAAAGGTTTATATGTCCTTGAAATAAATACTATCCCGGGAATGACAAATGTGAGCCTGCTTCCTGATGCGGCGAAAGCGGCAGGTGTTGATTTTAATGAAATGGTAAACCGTATAGTTATTCTGGCGGCTAAACGGGCGGGGTTAATATGAAATATGACAAAAATGTATATTTAACAAAACGGCGGCATTCAGACACCGAGCGGCTGGAGTCAAGAATAAAGTTTTTTAAGTCGCTGGGGAAGACACTGATGTTTTTGGTTGGGACAGCAATGGTTGTTTCTTTATTTTGGATAACACGCAATTTTGTTCTGGTCGCCCCGTATTTTAATGTTAAAAACATTGTTGTTACAGGCAATAACGCTGTTTCAAAAGACGATATAATAAAATCAGCCGGTATATCACAGGGGCAGAATATTTTTAAATTAAATTTAGTCAAAATTCAATACAAGATTAAGGAAAATCCTTTATTTGATAAGGTATATGTTAAAAGGTCACCCCCCGGCAGAATAGAAATTCAGGTAGAAGAAAGGAAACCGGTGGCATTTTTTAATTTGAAAGGGGATTTTTATTTGGTTTCTGAAAATGGCATAATTTTTAAAAAATTATCATCAGTTATTTATGAGAACCTTCCGATAATAACTAATATAAATTTGAAGAATATTATTTTAGGCAGTGAAACTAATTCTGTTAATCTCAATACGGGGCTGAAAATAATAAAAGATATAAAGGACATCCAGCCTGATTTTCTGGATTACGTCTCGGAAATAAATGCGGGGGACGTAAACGAAATTATTATTTATACTGACAGGGGGATAAAAATAAAGGCCGATAAAGATACAGATAAAAATAAGTGGCTTTATGTGAACAGGGTGATTGGTATCGCAGACACAGATAAAATTCCGGTTGGTTATTTAGACGTCCGTTATAACAAACAAATTGTATTAAAACCGGCAGAAAAATTAAATATAAATAATATAAAACGTAAAACGTGAAATGTAAAATGTGAAACGTAAGAAGTTAAAAATTTTATTTGCTTTTAACGTTTAACGTTTTACATTTTACGAATACAAGGAGAGTTTATGGCAAAAGAAAAAATAATTGCGGGATTGGATATAGGAACATCAAAGATTGCCACTGTTGTGGCAAAGGCCGATGATAATAAAAAAGACATAGAGATAATCGGTGTGGGTTTATCGGAATCTTCAGGAATAAAAAAAGGCATGGTGATAAATCTAGAAGCAGTAACTTCCGCTGTGGAGAAGTCAGTAAGCAGCGCTGAGGAAATGGCAGGGTTAAGAATAAACAAAGTATACGCCGGAATTTCAGGTTCTCATATAAAAGGTATAAACAGCAGGGGGGCGATAAATGTCCAGCGTCCGGACAAAGAAATAACAAAGTTTGACGTGAACCGTGTTTTAGAGGCCGCCCAGACAGTATCAATTCCTGTTGACAGGGAGATTATTCATATTCTGCCGCAGGATTTTATTGTAGATGAGCAATGCGGGATATCCGAGCCTGTAGGTATGGCTGGGAATAAACTTGAAGCGGAAGTGCATATAGTTATCGGGGCCGTAACATCTCTCCAGAATTTAATCAGGTGTATTAATGAGGCTGGAATTGAGGTTGAGGAAATAGCTCTTGAACCGCTGGTTTCAAGTTACGCGGTTTTGACCGAGGATGAAAAAAGATTGGGTGTGGTCCTCGCGGATTTAGGGGGCGGGACAACGGATATTGCCGTTTTTGCTAATGGCATATTAAGACATACCGCTGTTATTCCTGTAGGAGGTGACCACCTTACGAATGATCTGTCAGTAGGCCTGCGTATTCCAATCAGCGAGGCCGAACGGATAAAAAAAGAATACTG contains:
- the murF gene encoding UDP-N-acetylmuramoyl-tripeptide--D-alanyl-D-alanine ligase; this encodes MILLTLGEIREAVGGKIFGDFNPKEKISGISTDSRTIKKGETFFAIKGEKFDGSKFSGDALKRGSSAIVVSNDSENIEYKNVIYVRDTKKALMDLALYYRKKINPRVYGITGSNGKTTTKDILALLLKNTYKTTESKGSFNNEIGLPLTVLQMSKNTKVLVLEMGMSGKGELNRLFKIALPDVGLITNVGPAHLAHFSSLEEIAAAKSELIENLAKNKFAVLNKDDCFYDYFKSKTRAKIIDFGIKNKSGFMAGNISLLPFKGSTFILNAHGKKIKIKTSLPGLHNVYNILAAVAAASIFENDLNYLAEELKNASLPKMRLEGIKLKGIKIVNDAYNANPNSVAAGLKELGNYKALGNKIFVFGGMLELGSDSGNYHRQIGEEAVRQGVDYLVIRESEETIAASCAAIKYGMDKNKVFSAKTNEDIVNILLSFMKKGDVVLFKGSRAVYLEEAVELLKFRIRRGRF
- the murD gene encoding UDP-N-acetylmuramoyl-L-alanine--D-glutamate ligase; the protein is MNLKNKKVSVLGSARTGLDSALFLKKKGASVFLSEKKPGRLWVKTRNILESEGIETEAGWHTDKVLKGTDFIVVSPGIPLNIPVLVKAGELNIPVISEIELAYVFCPCPIIAVGGTNGKTTTTTLLGKVFKKAGVPVVVAGNIGTTFISQIKNLTPGHIAVLEISSFQLEGIENFRPKVSITLNLTPDHLDRYLSMEDYEASKQRIFLNQGEKDYTILNFDDKIIKTWAGKTKAKVLYFSTKREVPAGSYLEGNDIIFSFNSSREKICFRSDIKLLGEHNISNVLAVITACKISNIANSVIKNTIKSFMGLKHRIEFVREIEGVKFYNDSKGTTVDSVVKAIESFNKPVILIAGGQDKNLDFTILKNLAKTKVKFLILIGEAKGKIRRALNGAVKIYESDTLENAVKNAKKFAGSGDIVLLSPGCASFDMFKDYEDRGNKFKKAVRNL
- the murC gene encoding UDP-N-acetylmuramate--L-alanine ligase, which produces MLPRDRKIHFVGIGGSGMSGIAEVLLNLGFQVTGSDLKSSQVTKRLEDLGGGIFYSHERGNINNADVVVMSSAVAYDNPEIIAALEKKVPVIPRAEMLAEIMRMKSGIAIAGSHGKTTTTSFIGSILVKAEMDPTIVNGGIFNSLGTNAKLGQGDYFVAEADESDGSFLLLSPVFAIVTNIDLEHLDYYRDLDHIKDTYLRFINKVPFYGSSIICLDEPNIQSIIPRIKKKFITYGLKTQADMVAKNIQIEPMNIQFDVFYHDKNLGKFSLHAAGIHNVDNALAAITCALELGIDIEKIRETLLEFKGVKRRFQIKAEIGGIMIIDDYGHHPTEIEATLNAARTGWGRRIVLAFQPHRFTRTKALLEQFGRCFYQADELIIGPIYPAGEKPIPGITGESIVESAKKYGQKNVRYIPEKNKILEYILSIVRQGDMVFTMGAGDIWEVGENLIEKLKYRNFIFMPK
- a CDS encoding penicillin-binding protein, translating into MLGKKTKFRIVTFFIFLGVAIFFIILRLVQVQIIQHKNFSQKASRQHQKIVNLQPKRGAIYDRKMRELAVSVSMYSIYGEPKKIKDPMEAAEVLAEILEIDNKKIIGYLTSDRAFVWIARRIERKKSRKIKELDIKGIGIIEENKRFYPKKELCAQAIGFVGLDDDGMENKGLEGIEFYYDKYVKGNPGLLITEKDAMGRNISTNVESVIPSTEGNSIVLTIDEVIQHITERELCKGVEKFNPNWGMAIVMDPATFEILAMANWPFYNPNDFPRYPNSVRRNRAVTDLFEPGSSFKVGVMSGLLEDDIVSPSDIIDCEKGVYFVYNHAVHDSHIYDTLTFKEAMGKSSNIAVIKSVQKWSPRKLYQYLCSFGFGEKTGIDLPGEVPGSIPSPDKWSKLSIGAIPIGQEVAVTGLQLIQPLAVVANKGILMKPYIVKSINDKNGVVKEFRPKPIRRVISEETAEKAKDILEGVVLNGTGRRARMTNYRVAGKTGTAKKFDFELKKYSNEKLLISFAGFAPVKNPKICVLVVLDEAKSDDTEIWGETICVPIAREIIRETLRYLNVPQEMQDIACQDRKIAADSKDINERDTDNILIKDKEKINDTTFQNIVMPKVIGLTMREALNVMCNYQIKVKFEGSGVVVRQSPPPGTVIKKFQEGVLYFEDKT
- a CDS encoding D-alanine--D-alanine ligase, which translates into the protein MNKKNIKEIKIGVLAGGNSSEREISLLSGKAVKKALDELGLKNKFIDVDKNIVFKLKRTGIDIAFLVLHGPGGEDGTIQGLLEIIGIPYTGSGVLASAAGMDKIFTKQILVANNIETPKFRILESGTAAAVGGAPRLKLPFVVKPSLQGSAVGVSIVSKKSEVKKAVDIAFSYDKKILIEEYIPGKEITVGILGDDALPVVEIVPKNKFYDFESKYKKGMSEHIVPARLPGAVYKEAQGIALKVHRTLGCRDVSRIDMIYNPGKGLYVLEINTIPGMTNVSLLPDAAKAAGVDFNEMVNRIVILAAKRAGLI
- the mraY gene encoding phospho-N-acetylmuramoyl-pentapeptide-transferase, producing MFYYLYLLLYKQGTIFSGLRIFRYITVRSVFAAITAFLVSIIFGPWIIRRLKAMRANQPIRRDGPETHFKKSGTPTMGGMLIIFSVILSCLFWSNLSNSKVWIVLFVTVWLGLIGFIDDYIKLTQKNSKGLSVSFKLISQVILGLLLGFYLYKYPLDIGALWNYKIDDANYMKYLNTKYMTQLAVPFFKNVLWNLSWFYIPFAALVIVGSSNAVNLTDGLDGLAIGAIVFSSISFLGMSYVSGNWTFSQYLNIFYVEGSGELTVICAAIIGAGLGFLWYNTYPAEVFMGDTGSLALGGALGTIAILTKKELTLVIVGGVFVIEAVSVIIQVLVFRLTGRRVFRMSPVHHHYEMKGWPEPKVVVRFWIICIVFTLLSLATLKIR
- the murG gene encoding undecaprenyldiphospho-muramoylpentapeptide beta-N-acetylglucosaminyltransferase gives rise to the protein MSKRILIAAGGTGGHIYPAIVLGHELQNEFNLNVFFAGTKKGIGKDIFTREKFRFELFDIDGLSRKFNFSLFSGFWKLIKVFLKALFLFNKFKPDVVIGMGGYVTPPIVLAAILYNIPTVIHEQNVIPGLANRFLNKLVDQTTIAFPEARRFFKNAIITGNPVRSTIELVKKETGIRNLNLEHGKITLFIFGGSQGSHNLNEIFRDTLVLLERKGLELQFIIMTGENDWEKMDEFCRGLRFKSVVRPFFYNIEDAYAASDLIISRAGALSISEICASGKPAIFIPYPYAAGNHQYFNAKRLEEKGGGIIIEEKELAPEKLAKAISDLLDNKAGLIRMGERNSGLYQKGASRILALNVLALIK
- the ftsW gene encoding putative lipid II flippase FtsW, with translation MAARKVSDYKLFLIVLVLISIGIIMIYSASAMIAYENFGDSYYFLKKQLVWFLIGLFFVLITVNIDYHFWEKISKPLLIFGLILLGVVLIPRASKEIGIARRWIEIGGFRFQPTELIKLVIVIYMAGSLSRKQREVEVSFSAWFQDLVIIGFICGLVVLQPDFGTAVILAGTVLIMFFAAGVKIVHLLSIGLACLPVLYFLIFNSAYRMKRFLAFFDPWQDPQASGFQIIQSFLAFGSGGTFGLGLGESRQKLFYLPEAHTDFIFSIIGEELGFAGSLVVVIIFIGFILRAGRIVFKARDNFGCFLSLGILTVIGLEFLVNIGVVLGLLPTKGTPLPFISYGGSSLIFTMASVGILLNISKES